The Christiangramia salexigens genome includes the window GCGGGTACAGAAAAACTTCAAAAACAGATCGAAGAAAGATTAAGTATAAACGAGATCAGAGCTGGATGGGTAAAAGATCTGGAAGCATTTAAACTGAAAAGAAAACAATATTTACTTTATTCGGACTAAAGCCGGAAGCTTGATCAATTCTTTATTCTTCGCTTCATCTCCTCTACGATATTAAAGGCAGCCGGACATACAGCCGTATTTTTAATGGTAATATTCGAGATCTTATGAAAGTCCTTCCTGTCTGTATGAGGAAATTCCCTGCAGGCCTTTGGTCGTACATCATACACCGAACAATAATTATCGCTTCCCAAAAACGGACATGGTAACACCTGAAGCACATAATCATTATCCTCATCTAGCCTTAGATACGTATCTATAAAATCTCCAGGTTTCATTTTGAAGTGCTTG containing:
- a CDS encoding YkgJ family cysteine cluster protein, which produces MEEILKSLPEKAKDKKKENKKFFSKLKKRPPKNLDSLMLELHEDEFSRTDCLECANCCKTTGPLFTQKDIERLSKHFKMKPGDFIDTYLRLDEDNDYVLQVLPCPFLGSDNYCSVYDVRPKACREFPHTDRKDFHKISNITIKNTAVCPAAFNIVEEMKRRIKN